One segment of Mus caroli chromosome 6, CAROLI_EIJ_v1.1, whole genome shotgun sequence DNA contains the following:
- the LOC110297090 gene encoding taste receptor type 2 member 114, producing the protein MLSAMEGVLLSVSTSEAVLGIVGNTFIALVNCMDYNRNKKLSNIGFILTGLAISRICLVWILITEAYIKIFYPQLLSPVNIIELISYLWIIICQLNVWFATNLSIFYFLKIANFSHYIFVWLKRRINLVFFFLIGCLLISWLFSFPVVVKMVKDNKMLYINTSWQIHMKKSELIINYVFTNGGVLLFFMIMLFVCFLLIISLWRHRRQMESYELGFRDLNTEVHVRTIKVLLSFIILFILHFMGITINVICLLIPESNLLFMFGLTTAFIYPCCHSLILILANSRLKQCSVMILQLLKCCENGKELRDT; encoded by the coding sequence ATGCTGAGCGCAATGGAAGGTGTCCTCCTTTCAGTTTCAACTAGTGAGGCTGTGCTGGGCATTGTAGGGAACACATTCATTGCACTTGTAAACTGCATGGACTATAACAGGAACAAGAAGCTCTCTAATATTGGCTTTATTCTCACTGGCTTGGCAATTTCCAGAATTTGCCTTGTGTGGATCTTAATCACAGaggcatacataaaaatattctatCCACAGTTGCTGTCTCCTGTCAACATAATTGAACTCATCAGTTATCTATGGATAATTATCTGTCAATTGAATGTCTGGTTTGCCACTAATCtcagtattttttatttcctgaagATAGCAAATTTTTCCCACTACATATTTGTCTGGTTAAAAAGAAgaattaatttagtttttttcttcctgataGGGTGCTTGCTTATCTCATGGCTATTTTCTTTCCCAGTTGTTGTGAAGATggttaaagataataaaatgctGTATATAAACACATCTTGGCAGATCCACATGAAGAAAAGTGAGTTAATCATTAACTATGTTTTCACCAATGGGggagtacttttattttttatgataatgttatttgtatgttttctgttAATCATTTCACTTTGGAGACATCGCAGGCAGATGGAATCATATGAATTAGGATTCAGAGATCTCAACACAGAAGTTCATGTGAGAACAATAAAagttttattgtcttttattATCCTTTTTATATTGCATTTCATGGGTATTACCATCAATGTAATTTGTCTGTTAATCCCAGAAAGCAACTTGTTATTCATGTTTGGTTTGACAACTGCATTCATCTATCCCTGCTGCCACTCACTTATCTTAATTCTAGCAAACAGTCGGCTGAAGCAGTGCTCTGTAATGATACTGCAACTCTTAAAGTGCTGTGAGAATGGTAAAGAACTCAGAGACACATGA